AAACTTTGCTTGCAAAGAAGTTAGCAGCTGAGATGAATGTTCCATTTGCAATTGCGGATGCTACGACGCTTACTGAGGCTGGGTATGTTGGGGAGGATGTTGAAAATATTTTACTTAAGTTAATCCATGCTGCTAATGGAGATGTAAGTTTGGCAGAAAAAGGTATTATTTACATAGATGAAATAGATAAAATTGCAAGGAAAGGTGAAAATGTCTCAATTACAAGAGATGTGTCTGGAGAAGGTGTTCAACAATCTTTATTGAAAATAATTGAAGGCACTATTGCGAATGTTCCTCCAAGAGGTGGGAGAAAACATCCTTATGAGGACACTATTGAAATCAATACGCAAGACATATTATTTATATGTGGTGGGGCTTTTGTAGGACTTGAAAATATTATTAAAAAAAGAATTAATAAAACTTCTATTGGATTTTCGTCTTCTGTTAAGAGAGATTTGAGTAATGGTTATATTTTAGAGTATTTAGAGATGGAAGATTTGGTTAAGTTTGGCCTTATTCCAGAATTTGTGGGTAGATTGCCTGTACATTCTTATCTTGAGAAGTTAGAAAAGGAAGATTTAATTAAAATATTAATTGAGCCTGAAAATTCTATTGTGAAACAATATTGTTGTATGTTTGAGATGGATAA
The DNA window shown above is from Borrelia anserina Es and carries:
- the clpX gene encoding ATP-dependent protease ATP-binding subunit ClpX, yielding MARSKSQKIEGCSFCGRTSVEVEGRIISAKSVAICFECSKICHNLFQEEVEKPEGGGSLRELPTPKQLKIHLDNYIIGQEDAKKVLSVAVYNHYKRISRGSKRENGVELEKSNILLVGPTGSGKTLLAKKLAAEMNVPFAIADATTLTEAGYVGEDVENILLKLIHAANGDVSLAEKGIIYIDEIDKIARKGENVSITRDVSGEGVQQSLLKIIEGTIANVPPRGGRKHPYEDTIEINTQDILFICGGAFVGLENIIKKRINKTSIGFSSSVKRDLSNGYILEYLEMEDLVKFGLIPEFVGRLPVHSYLEKLEKEDLIKILIEPENSIVKQYCCMFEMDNVELVFEKDALDAIAEEAMLKNTGARGLRSILEELLKDVMFEIPSTKQIKKVIVTRESVLNRNIEPLILTGKHINKPWAKELYEINSKSH